Proteins co-encoded in one Halorussus lipolyticus genomic window:
- the pstB gene encoding phosphate ABC transporter ATP-binding protein PstB has protein sequence MTVSGESQEQLKDEWTDYQFDGAPKISVEDLDVFYGDDHAIQSVSMDIPENSVTALIGPSGCGKSTFLRCLNRMNDRINSAQVDGSVEIDGEEIYQDGVNLVELRKRVGMVFQAPNPFPKSIRDNIAYGPRKHGDINDGLLDKLLGRAEPEKEDEIVERSLKQAAIWDEVKDRLDDNALGLSGGQQQRLCIGRCLAVDPEVILMDEPASALDPIATAKIEDLIEELSEDYTVVVVTHNMQQAARISDQTAVFLTGGELVEYGETDQIFENPNSQRVEDYITGKFG, from the coding sequence ATGACGGTCAGCGGGGAGAGCCAAGAGCAACTCAAAGACGAGTGGACCGACTACCAGTTCGACGGCGCTCCCAAGATTTCGGTCGAGGACTTGGACGTGTTCTACGGCGACGACCACGCCATCCAGTCGGTTTCGATGGACATCCCCGAGAACAGCGTCACCGCGCTCATCGGCCCCTCCGGGTGCGGGAAGTCCACCTTCCTGCGATGTCTCAACCGGATGAACGACCGTATCAACTCGGCGCAGGTCGACGGCTCGGTCGAAATCGACGGCGAGGAGATTTACCAAGACGGCGTGAACCTCGTGGAACTCCGCAAGCGCGTCGGCATGGTGTTCCAAGCCCCCAACCCCTTCCCGAAGTCGATTCGAGACAACATCGCCTACGGCCCGCGAAAGCACGGCGACATCAACGACGGACTCCTCGACAAGCTTTTGGGACGCGCCGAACCCGAAAAAGAGGACGAAATCGTCGAGCGCTCGCTCAAGCAGGCCGCAATCTGGGACGAAGTGAAGGACCGACTCGACGACAACGCGCTGGGTCTCTCGGGTGGCCAACAACAGCGCCTCTGCATCGGGCGCTGTCTCGCGGTGGACCCCGAGGTCATCCTGATGGACGAACCGGCCTCGGCGCTCGACCCCATCGCCACCGCCAAAATCGAGGACCTCATCGAGGAGCTTTCGGAGGACTACACGGTGGTCGTCGTCACCCACAACATGCAACAGGCGGCCCGCATCTCCGACCAGACCGCGGTCTTCCTGACCGGCGGCGAACTGGTCGAGTACGGCGAGACCGACCAAATCTTCGAGAATCCCAACAGCCAGCGCGTCGAGGACTACATCACTGGGAAGTTCGGATGA
- the phoU gene encoding phosphate signaling complex protein PhoU: MARTEFQNRLESLREAVCEMGDLVVSRLRQGLEALDRQDHELAWAVIDGDEEVNQLYLELEQECIDLLALQQPVAGDLRFVAASFKIITDLERVGDLAVNLGEYALYADRQVFGEVDLRGLGERAVEMVESALTAYADEDTVACVSLADRDADLDATCERASELVVRDLIRTELGEDADDEQVEFLLQDVSRVLLTIRDLERVGDHAVNVAARTLYMVESDDRLIE, translated from the coding sequence ATGGCACGAACTGAGTTCCAGAATCGGCTCGAATCGCTCCGCGAGGCCGTCTGCGAGATGGGCGACCTCGTCGTCTCGCGCCTCCGGCAGGGGTTGGAGGCCCTCGACCGGCAGGACCACGAACTCGCGTGGGCGGTCATCGATGGCGACGAGGAGGTCAACCAACTCTACCTCGAACTTGAACAGGAGTGCATCGACCTGCTGGCGCTTCAGCAACCGGTTGCGGGCGACCTGCGGTTCGTCGCGGCGTCGTTCAAAATCATCACCGACCTCGAACGGGTCGGCGACTTGGCGGTCAACCTCGGCGAGTACGCCCTCTACGCCGACCGGCAGGTGTTCGGCGAGGTGGACCTGCGGGGCCTCGGCGAGCGCGCAGTCGAGATGGTCGAATCTGCCTTGACGGCCTACGCCGACGAGGACACCGTGGCGTGCGTCTCGCTGGCCGACCGGGACGCCGACCTCGACGCGACCTGCGAGCGCGCCAGCGAACTCGTGGTCCGGGACCTCATCCGGACCGAACTCGGCGAGGACGCCGACGACGAGCAGGTCGAGTTCCTGCTACAGGACGTGTCGCGGGTTCTGCTGACGATTCGGGACTTAGAGCGTGTCGGCGACCACGCGGTCAACGTCGCCGCCCGGACCCTCTACATGGTCGAGAGCGACGACCGACTCATCGAGTAG
- the phoU gene encoding phosphate signaling complex protein PhoU → MPREDYQQKLIDLRENVLYMSEVVMERLRMGLDALEQKDDDLAWEVIDGDEEVNQLYLELEQDCIDLLALQQPVAGDLRFIAASFKIITDLERIGDLATNLGEYTHEANHDVFPEVDIQELGAFTVDMIDDAMTAYADEDTDGCYGIAERDDDLDELCERASEIVVRDLIETELENNTEEEVEQLLQDVSRLLLTVRDLERVGDHAVNIAARTLYMVENDDELIY, encoded by the coding sequence ATGCCCCGAGAGGACTATCAGCAGAAGCTCATCGACCTCCGCGAGAACGTCCTCTACATGAGCGAGGTCGTGATGGAGCGCCTTCGGATGGGACTGGACGCCCTCGAACAGAAAGACGACGACTTGGCGTGGGAGGTCATTGACGGCGACGAGGAGGTCAACCAACTCTACCTCGAACTCGAACAGGACTGCATCGACCTGTTGGCCCTCCAACAGCCGGTGGCCGGCGACCTGCGGTTCATCGCGGCGTCGTTCAAGATTATCACCGACCTCGAACGCATCGGTGACCTCGCCACCAACCTCGGCGAGTACACTCACGAGGCCAACCACGACGTGTTCCCCGAGGTTGACATTCAGGAACTCGGCGCGTTCACCGTCGATATGATAGACGACGCGATGACGGCCTACGCCGACGAGGACACCGACGGCTGTTACGGCATCGCCGAGCGCGACGACGACTTGGACGAACTCTGCGAACGCGCCAGCGAAATCGTCGTCCGCGACCTCATCGAGACCGAACTGGAGAACAACACCGAGGAGGAAGTCGAGCAACTGCTTCAGGACGTGTCGCGGCTTCTCCTCACGGTTCGGGACTTGGAGCGCGTCGGCGACCACGCGGTCAACATCGCCGCCCGGACCCTCTACATGGTCGAGAACGACGACGAATTAATCTACTGA